Proteins from a genomic interval of Amphiura filiformis chromosome 9, Afil_fr2py, whole genome shotgun sequence:
- the LOC140160348 gene encoding neuropeptide CCHamide-1 receptor-like produces MESSNYTVDKTDHEYELTPRRKFMLSLDIIFFIIGFFGNGSVIYLTIRHPGLRSIPNLMIANLAVGDMLVVILVIFTNTLYYFLQSIRVAFFHYCEFFLFVQFLSQGVSILTLTALSIDRYTVVLFPLRKQRYARKATIWTVVVIWVISLAIVCPMFGIVDAATCWIPDGTSYTAYILFLALFLFIVPALVMVVCYFLTAKQLLFTNNDLKLDPQGGQRQRRKRSRLAIIVLIMTIVFILSSSLTFIWIIVYRFSPTNLFVTNAHIARAKSVLIKFNSIINPVILYSMSTTYRRHLKVGLVDSVITNRGTFTTSRSVLHTSIQRQPSQKTESASSLTKSERKMLPIQEETNL; encoded by the coding sequence ATGGAATCTTCTAACTATACTGTAGACAAAACTGACCACGAATACGAACTTACTCCCAGACGGAAGTTTATGCTGTCATTAGAtataatttttttcatcattggaTTCTTTGGAAATGGCAGTGTTATCTACTTGACAATAAGACATCCAGGACTACGAAGCATTCCTAATCTTATGATTGCCAACCTTGCTGTCGGGGATATGTTAGTTGTTATCCTCGTGATCTTCACCAATACGTTGTACTATTTTCTGCAATCAATTAGGGTGGCCTTTTTTCATTACTGTGAGTTCTTTTTGTTTGTCCAGTTTCTGTCACAAGGTGTATCCATATTGACTCTGACTGCATTAAGTATCGACCGATACACAGTCGTTCTGTTTCCTCTACGTAAGCAGCGATACGCAAGAAAGGCGACCATTTGGACTGTGGTGGTAATTTGGGTAATATCTCTTGCCATTGTCTGCCCAATGTTTGGAATCGTTGATGCTGCTACGTGCTGGATACCCGATGGCACCTCATACACTGCGTACATTCTATTCCTTGCGTTATTCCTATTTATCGTACCAGCGTTAGTTATGGTAGTATGCTACTTTCTTACAGCAAAGCAGTTACTTTTCACTAATAACGATTTGAAACTTGATCCACAAGGGGGTCAAAGACAGAGAAGAAAACGCTCTCGATTGGCTATCATTGTCTTAATAATGACAATTGTGTTTATATTGTCATCATCACTAACGTTTATTTGGATAATTGTTTATCGCTTTTCTCCGACCAATTTATTTGTAACTAATGCTCATATTGCCAGAGCAAAATCTGTGTTAATAAAATTCAACTCAATCATAAATCCAGTTATTTTGTATTCGATGAGCACTACATACAGACGACACTTAAAAGTTGGCCTCGTGGATTCTGTGATAACAAATAGGGGTACTTTTACCACAAGCCGGTCTGTTTTGCACACTAGCATACAAAGACAGCCAAGTCAAAAGACAGAAAGTGCATCATCtttgacaaaatctgagaggAAAATGTTACCCATTCAAGAAGAAACAAATCTGTAG